The following coding sequences are from one Clostridiisalibacter paucivorans DSM 22131 window:
- a CDS encoding extracellular solute-binding protein, whose protein sequence is MKKYLSILLISVMIVSFVGCGKDGEEVSTEGEQSYQSSFKQVDIVPENVSDFQLSNDRIWFLSGEESFIGSMAIDGSDLKEINLSKDDSIAYNIFDIASDESITVGGINNETNIFTLVKLNKDGTEEFRTEFENDIRYMSSDGENNIYLTEEDKVIVLNPQGEKLFDLPAERPRISADSQGNIWVSTFGDSGYEFKSIDVNNKDYGKEKIVSEEDFRNIVKGNDIYSFFIISSDIVRGYNSNTNKFEDIFSFSDVDIVGNYVKLFASLEEDKFICLTKKGKDVEVANILKGEKGTEKTTLTLASFVLMPHIEERIVEFNRTNLDYRIEVLDYSKYNTPDDYSAGETKLNTDIVAGNTPDIIELGKTPLEVYTNKGLLEDLNKFLQSDETISKDDLVLGAFNALSTEDGLYRLSPHFSVTTLYGKESKIGDKTSWNLEGLQKFLDSNEDIVQPFINMPPSQILNSLTMYTMDQFVDAESGECSFDSPEFITLLELVKKFSEDGPVGYKEPNKELLENKGLLATMYMGTAKHFAKADNELNGDLKIIGFPTEEGSGSVADFQFSFGIFSDSKHKDGAWQFLRTLLEEDYQDNIAEFETPVLLSSYNKMLDKAEIIEEQKEEYNKIINAVTKTSSYDGTLMGIISEEANAFFEGERSAEEVAEAIQSRARIYISEKR, encoded by the coding sequence ATGAAAAAATATTTATCTATTTTATTGATTTCTGTAATGATTGTTTCATTTGTTGGGTGTGGGAAAGATGGAGAAGAAGTCTCTACAGAAGGAGAACAAAGTTATCAAAGTAGTTTTAAACAGGTAGATATTGTGCCAGAAAATGTTTCTGACTTTCAATTAAGTAATGATAGAATATGGTTTTTATCAGGAGAAGAAAGTTTTATTGGTTCTATGGCCATAGATGGTTCCGATTTAAAAGAGATTAACCTTTCTAAGGATGATTCTATAGCATATAACATTTTTGACATTGCATCAGATGAATCAATAACTGTAGGTGGAATAAATAATGAGACCAATATATTTACTCTTGTTAAACTTAATAAAGATGGTACAGAAGAATTTCGCACAGAATTCGAAAATGATATAAGGTATATGAGTTCAGATGGAGAAAATAATATCTATTTAACAGAAGAAGATAAAGTTATAGTATTAAATCCTCAAGGTGAAAAATTATTTGATCTTCCTGCTGAAAGACCAAGGATTTCAGCAGATTCCCAGGGCAATATATGGGTATCAACCTTTGGAGATAGTGGATATGAGTTTAAAAGTATAGATGTCAATAATAAAGATTATGGAAAAGAAAAGATAGTTAGTGAAGAGGATTTTAGAAATATAGTAAAGGGAAATGATATCTACAGTTTCTTTATCATTTCTTCAGACATTGTAAGAGGATATAACAGTAATACTAATAAATTTGAAGATATATTTTCTTTCTCTGACGTGGATATAGTAGGTAATTATGTTAAACTTTTTGCCAGCTTAGAGGAAGATAAATTTATTTGTTTGACCAAAAAAGGTAAAGATGTAGAAGTTGCAAATATTCTAAAAGGTGAAAAGGGAACAGAGAAGACTACATTGACTTTAGCATCATTTGTTTTAATGCCCCATATTGAGGAAAGGATAGTAGAGTTTAATCGCACAAACCTTGATTATAGGATTGAGGTTTTAGATTATTCTAAATACAATACTCCCGATGATTATTCAGCAGGGGAAACAAAGTTAAATACAGATATTGTTGCAGGAAATACACCAGATATAATTGAATTAGGGAAAACACCATTGGAAGTTTATACAAATAAGGGGCTTCTAGAAGACCTTAATAAGTTTTTACAAAGTGATGAAACTATTAGTAAAGACGATCTTGTGTTGGGAGCCTTCAATGCATTGTCAACAGAGGATGGATTATATAGATTATCTCCTCATTTTAGTGTTACTACATTGTATGGAAAAGAGTCTAAGATAGGAGATAAAACTTCATGGAATCTTGAAGGATTACAAAAGTTTTTAGATTCAAATGAAGACATAGTTCAGCCATTTATAAATATGCCTCCTTCACAAATACTAAATTCCTTGACTATGTATACAATGGATCAGTTTGTAGATGCTGAAAGTGGAGAATGTAGTTTTGATTCACCTGAATTTATAACATTGCTTGAATTAGTAAAGAAGTTTTCAGAAGATGGGCCTGTAGGATATAAAGAGCCAAATAAAGAACTTTTAGAAAATAAAGGATTGTTGGCAACGATGTATATGGGCACTGCTAAACATTTTGCTAAAGCAGATAACGAATTAAATGGTGACTTAAAAATAATAGGATTTCCTACAGAAGAGGGTAGTGGAAGTGTTGCAGATTTCCAATTTTCCTTTGGTATATTTTCAGATTCCAAACATAAAGATGGTGCATGGCAGTTCTTGAGAACACTATTAGAAGAAGATTATCAGGACAATATAGCTGAATTTGAAACACCTGTGCTCTTGTCTTCATACAATAAAATGCTAGATAAGGCAGAGATAATAGAAGAACAAAAAGAAGAATATAACAAAATTATAAACGCTGTTACTAAAACTTCTTCTTATGATGGTACATTGATGGGAATTATTTCAGAAGAAGCAAATGCTTTTTTCGAAGGTGAACGTTCTGCTGAAGAAGTAGCAGAGGCAATCCAAAGCAGGGCAAGAATCTATATTTCTGAAAAAAGATAG
- a CDS encoding alpha/beta hydrolase family protein has translation MQINNISKFRKFLILIIITGLVINIFSGCTNNQENPIENSENNGEDIEQNEVYEEIEINEAEVVEYSLGEGIINQRSGQDMPYDMVGAIGVPKEGNNHPIIFILHGSHYFIDYNKKRYDLGFKYLVDALAKRGFLTLSINVNANYALEYGEPFQYERLISIYNDHLEKLTAAIDGNYVGFGIDLTNKGDLSTIGLVGHSRSGAALNDVFNAKNTTEKDNIFALLKVAPSIVFLRDEPNPDIPTGIILPQYDGDVRQLDGQDTFEEIQKDEAHNAWASLIYLKGANHNFFNDNVKNDDRKDNYTNEEKNRFLNREQQKDFLIHYSADFFYKALGKNIKADLFDIEIPTESTAYDLSIKSSFITGDMKSILKTTVRKKLEKNDLGGENISQNVIAKYLIESYIPINDQLPAFTHAGSPEELGLLSINWEDTNAQFELKIPESEKNINAYKAITLYMALDPGSQLNKPSENQSFTVIMKDRDGNKSSVLLDNNTPALAWPEGEFIKDEYKEGEFVTYWSIPTPLSHARIPLNQFENVDFKNIDSIILKFDQKESGSILLRDIMILR, from the coding sequence TTGCAAATAAATAATATATCGAAGTTTAGAAAATTTTTGATTTTAATTATTATTACTGGATTAGTGATAAATATTTTTTCAGGATGTACTAATAATCAAGAAAACCCTATTGAAAACTCAGAAAATAATGGAGAAGACATAGAACAAAATGAAGTCTATGAAGAAATAGAAATTAATGAAGCCGAAGTAGTTGAATATAGTCTAGGGGAAGGAATAATTAACCAAAGGTCTGGTCAAGATATGCCCTATGATATGGTAGGTGCAATAGGTGTACCAAAGGAAGGTAATAACCACCCTATTATATTTATATTACATGGTTCCCATTACTTTATTGATTATAACAAGAAACGATATGATTTAGGATTTAAATACTTAGTTGACGCATTAGCTAAAAGAGGATTCCTAACATTATCTATTAATGTAAACGCAAATTATGCTTTAGAATATGGCGAGCCTTTTCAATATGAAAGATTGATCTCCATATATAATGATCATTTAGAAAAACTGACTGCTGCAATTGATGGTAATTATGTTGGTTTTGGTATAGATCTAACAAATAAGGGAGATTTATCTACTATAGGGTTGGTTGGACACTCTAGGAGTGGAGCAGCTCTAAATGATGTTTTTAATGCTAAAAATACAACAGAAAAGGATAATATATTTGCATTATTAAAGGTAGCACCCAGTATTGTATTTTTAAGAGATGAGCCTAATCCCGATATTCCTACAGGGATAATACTACCTCAATATGATGGTGATGTAAGACAATTAGATGGTCAAGATACCTTTGAAGAAATACAAAAGGATGAAGCACATAATGCCTGGGCATCCCTTATATATCTCAAAGGAGCAAACCATAACTTTTTTAATGACAATGTAAAGAATGATGATAGGAAAGATAATTATACCAACGAAGAAAAAAATAGATTTTTAAATAGAGAACAACAAAAGGATTTTTTGATTCATTACTCTGCTGATTTCTTCTATAAGGCATTGGGAAAAAATATTAAGGCTGATTTATTTGATATAGAAATACCCACAGAATCTACTGCTTATGATCTATCTATTAAATCTTCATTCATTACTGGAGATATGAAAAGTATTTTAAAAACTACAGTTAGAAAAAAATTAGAAAAGAACGATTTAGGTGGGGAAAATATATCTCAAAATGTAATAGCAAAATATCTAATAGAAAGTTACATTCCTATTAATGACCAACTACCAGCTTTTACACATGCAGGTTCTCCTGAAGAATTAGGGTTATTAAGTATTAATTGGGAGGATACTAATGCACAGTTTGAATTAAAAATCCCTGAATCAGAAAAAAATATTAATGCCTATAAGGCAATAACATTATATATGGCACTAGATCCAGGAAGTCAATTAAATAAACCGTCAGAAAATCAATCTTTTACAGTAATTATGAAGGATAGGGATGGTAACAAGTCTAGTGTATTATTGGATAACAATACTCCAGCATTGGCTTGGCCAGAAGGAGAATTCATAAAAGATGAATATAAAGAGGGTGAGTTCGTAACATATTGGTCTATACCAACCCCACTATCCCATGCAAGGATTCCATTAAATCAATTTGAAAATGTGGACTTCAAAAATATTGATAGTATTATTTTGAAATTTGACCAAAAAGAAAGTGGAAGTATTTTATTGAGAGATATTATGATTTTGAGATAG
- a CDS encoding cupin domain-containing protein — protein MYNDYRPCPYPYYFNMPMYNPYMPYLYPRYGNGPIYNNPNSWNNFIRLKDYGPEPFVVNIDDATEQNNYFRLALWTGEHLQVTLMSIDVGDDIGLEVHETGDQFIRIEEGQGLVRMGDTKNNLDFQRRVYDDYAIMIPAGKWHNIINTGSEPLKLYAIYAPPEHPRGTVHKTKADAEADENNC, from the coding sequence ATGTATAATGATTATAGACCATGCCCTTACCCCTATTATTTCAATATGCCAATGTATAATCCTTATATGCCATATTTGTATCCTCGCTATGGTAATGGTCCAATATATAATAACCCAAATTCTTGGAACAATTTCATAAGGTTAAAGGACTACGGCCCTGAACCATTCGTAGTTAATATTGACGATGCTACTGAACAAAACAACTATTTTCGTTTAGCTTTATGGACAGGAGAACATTTACAAGTTACTTTGATGAGTATTGACGTAGGAGATGACATAGGGTTAGAAGTACATGAAACAGGTGACCAATTCATACGTATTGAGGAAGGTCAAGGACTTGTTAGGATGGGAGACACGAAAAATAATTTGGATTTTCAAAGAAGGGTCTATGATGACTATGCTATCATGATACCTGCCGGTAAATGGCACAATATAATAAATACAGGGTCTGAACCCCTTAAATTGTATGCCATATATGCTCCACCAGAACACCCCCGTGGAACAGTTCATAAAACTAAGGCCGATGCAGAAGCCGATGAAAATAATTGCTAA
- a CDS encoding Vat family streptogramin A O-acetyltransferase, with protein sequence MIGPDKKKLYPNGNIKTVCYISNLPKRPNVEIGEYTYYSDNKKSPEKFYDNIEHHYEFLGDKLIIGKFCAIAEGVKFIMNGANHKMDGITTYPFNIFEDGWEKVTPTVEQLPFKGDTVIGNDVWIGQNVTIMPGVKVGDGAIIAANSTVTKNIEPYTIYGGNPAKYIKNRFTDEEIKFLLKLQWWNWDEKKIFDNLEMLTSKYGLNQLMKQ encoded by the coding sequence ATGATTGGACCAGATAAGAAAAAATTGTATCCCAATGGAAACATAAAGACAGTTTGCTATATAAGTAATTTGCCTAAAAGACCTAATGTTGAGATTGGAGAATATACTTATTATAGTGACAATAAAAAATCCCCCGAGAAATTTTACGATAATATAGAACATCATTATGAATTTTTAGGAGATAAGTTGATAATAGGGAAATTTTGTGCAATAGCAGAAGGAGTTAAGTTTATAATGAATGGGGCAAACCACAAAATGGATGGAATTACAACATACCCTTTTAACATATTTGAAGATGGTTGGGAAAAGGTAACCCCAACAGTAGAGCAGTTACCATTTAAAGGAGATACAGTAATCGGTAATGATGTTTGGATAGGTCAAAATGTAACTATCATGCCTGGAGTAAAAGTGGGAGATGGTGCTATCATTGCTGCTAATTCAACAGTAACTAAAAATATTGAGCCATATACAATTTATGGTGGTAATCCAGCTAAATATATTAAGAACCGTTTTACAGATGAAGAGATTAAATTTCTGTTAAAGCTTCAATGGTGGAACTGGGATGAAAAGAAGATATTTGATAACCTTGAAATGTTAACATCGAAGTATGGATTGAATCAGTTAATGAAACAATAA
- a CDS encoding YjdF family protein — protein sequence MNKLTIYFEEPFWVGIFEKVESGKLMTSRVVFGPEPKDYDVYEYVLQNYSKLKFSKPINMDKTKNKKINPKRLQRQIKKITKAKGVSTKAQESIRLQREANKLEKKKKSKKQREEEKRLKFLKKQQKKKEKKKGH from the coding sequence TTGAATAAGTTAACAATTTATTTTGAAGAACCTTTTTGGGTAGGCATATTTGAGAAAGTAGAAAGTGGTAAACTGATGACATCTAGAGTTGTTTTTGGACCAGAGCCAAAAGATTATGATGTTTATGAGTATGTTTTACAAAATTACAGTAAACTTAAATTTAGTAAACCTATTAATATGGATAAAACTAAAAATAAGAAGATTAATCCTAAAAGACTTCAAAGACAAATTAAAAAGATAACTAAAGCCAAAGGTGTTTCTACAAAAGCCCAAGAATCTATTAGACTTCAAAGAGAGGCAAATAAACTGGAAAAAAAGAAAAAATCAAAGAAACAAAGAGAAGAAGAAAAAAGATTGAAGTTTCTTAAAAAGCAACAAAAAAAGAAAGAAAAGAAAAAAGGGCATTAA
- a CDS encoding GNAT family N-acetyltransferase, with the protein MKTKDLSIRNSTWDDIDIFYKWELTPEVNEFFSISENQSYETVARTYVHYDDNPNKRQYTIVLRDTGKPIGRIILGDLIEGWKVEVFRIYIGDPAMRNKGYGRQAMEAIMKLCFDEWNLERMYLDHYTGNPASFLYQSLGFKYEGVLRNNCRKNGEYYDVHLMSMLKDEYVQRYK; encoded by the coding sequence ATGAAAACAAAAGATTTAAGCATTAGGAATTCTACATGGGATGATATTGATATTTTCTACAAATGGGAATTAACACCTGAGGTAAATGAATTCTTTAGTATTTCTGAAAATCAAAGTTATGAAACGGTTGCGCGTACATATGTCCATTATGATGATAATCCTAATAAGAGGCAGTATACTATAGTCCTTAGGGATACAGGAAAGCCCATTGGAAGAATTATACTTGGTGATTTAATTGAGGGTTGGAAAGTTGAAGTATTCAGAATTTATATCGGTGATCCAGCAATGAGAAATAAAGGCTATGGTAGACAAGCTATGGAGGCAATTATGAAGCTTTGTTTTGACGAATGGAACCTTGAAAGAATGTATCTTGATCATTATACTGGGAATCCTGCTTCATTTTTATATCAATCACTGGGATTTAAATATGAAGGGGTTTTGAGAAACAATTGTAGAAAAAATGGCGAATATTATGATGTTCATTTAATGTCAATGTTAAAAGATGAATATGTACAAAGATATAAATAA
- a CDS encoding MerR family DNA-binding transcriptional regulator translates to MFGKYFKTGDVARFHNVSSDTVRYYDKEGLVTPTVIKNNRYRYYDINDTLKFSCVTRLREMEVSINSIKDWLEYNNLNDLIAFNIEHVESLELQKLLIDKKIAYIKEFNKRLESFKLNPNAVEYKKGDFIYVCNDLNFTTDDENIHMDRPIDISDVLDEFWTRTSFLGYMNQLQDFDSQDKGKVYCANIVSSDCDIIQRIDFVNTLRFNYIGDVFSDNMYLDEVMEKVDSYCDKNKCNLKGNYYEVYYLSQDVDERPIYYVHIYFPLEDV, encoded by the coding sequence ATGTTTGGCAAATATTTTAAAACGGGAGATGTGGCAAGGTTTCATAATGTTTCTTCTGATACAGTAAGATATTATGACAAAGAAGGGTTAGTAACCCCTACAGTTATAAAAAACAATAGATATAGGTATTATGATATAAACGATACATTGAAATTTAGCTGTGTGACAAGGTTAAGGGAGATGGAGGTCTCTATTAATAGCATTAAAGACTGGTTAGAATACAATAACTTAAACGACTTGATAGCTTTTAATATAGAACATGTTGAAAGTCTAGAATTGCAAAAGTTACTAATTGATAAGAAGATAGCCTATATTAAAGAATTTAACAAAAGGTTGGAGAGTTTTAAGTTGAATCCCAATGCAGTTGAATACAAGAAAGGTGATTTTATTTATGTCTGCAATGATTTAAACTTTACCACTGACGATGAAAATATTCATATGGATAGACCCATTGATATAAGTGATGTGTTAGATGAATTCTGGACTAGAACTTCTTTTTTAGGTTACATGAATCAATTACAAGATTTTGATTCACAGGATAAGGGAAAGGTATACTGTGCAAATATAGTGTCCAGTGATTGTGATATAATACAAAGGATAGATTTTGTTAACACCCTTAGATTTAATTATATAGGGGATGTATTTTCAGATAATATGTACCTAGATGAGGTAATGGAAAAGGTAGACTCATATTGTGATAAAAATAAGTGTAACCTTAAAGGAAACTATTATGAGGTCTATTATTTGTCACAAGATGTAGATGAAAGACCTATCTACTATGTACACATATATTTTCCATTAGAAGATGTATAG
- a CDS encoding dihydrolipoyl dehydrogenase family protein, with translation MNKYDIAIIGAGAGGLNASFEALGLGKKVVLIEKNAPGGECTWSGCIPSKALINIADEIHTAKKYGKVNIDGKEILNKVRQLVHTAHQAEAVEVLEEAGVHYIKGYAKFKDINTLDVDGKEIKADKIFICTGTSALVPPIKGLDQVNYLTNENIFLLKDLPESMIVLGGGPIGVELAQAFNRLGVHVKIVEMAETLLVREEKEMALDIQKTLEKEGIEVFTSAKGVEVKEEENSVNLIIDKHGNTSEVKAEKILLALGRKPNLKGFNLEKIGVKHNKKGIEVDDYFETNIPNIYAVGDVVGPYLFSHMGAVQAKQAVKNAFTQTKGTVDYSNTSWCTFTHPELARTGMTEEARAQFGNKIQVFTHKYSDVDRAVVDQKSQGMAKVLCDEQGYILGASILGERACEMLGELQIVKSFKIPFYRLQEAIHPYPSYSELLLTMSKDAYDNKK, from the coding sequence ATGAATAAATATGATATTGCTATTATAGGAGCCGGTGCTGGAGGGTTAAATGCTTCGTTTGAGGCCCTTGGTTTAGGGAAAAAAGTAGTACTTATTGAAAAAAATGCACCCGGTGGAGAATGTACTTGGTCAGGATGCATACCTAGTAAGGCACTGATCAATATTGCAGATGAAATCCACACTGCTAAAAAATATGGAAAAGTAAATATAGATGGTAAAGAGATATTAAATAAGGTTAGACAATTAGTTCATACTGCCCACCAGGCAGAGGCTGTTGAAGTGTTAGAAGAAGCAGGTGTACACTATATAAAAGGATATGCTAAATTTAAAGATATTAACACCTTAGATGTAGATGGAAAAGAAATCAAAGCAGATAAAATATTTATTTGTACAGGAACATCAGCCTTAGTTCCTCCAATTAAGGGATTAGATCAAGTTAATTATCTAACTAATGAAAATATTTTTCTATTAAAGGACCTTCCAGAGAGTATGATTGTCTTAGGTGGAGGGCCTATTGGGGTTGAATTAGCACAAGCCTTTAATAGATTAGGTGTGCATGTGAAGATAGTTGAAATGGCTGAAACTTTATTGGTGAGAGAAGAAAAGGAAATGGCACTGGATATACAAAAAACTTTAGAAAAAGAAGGTATAGAAGTATTTACATCTGCTAAGGGTGTAGAAGTGAAAGAAGAAGAAAACAGTGTCAATTTAATAATAGATAAACACGGAAATACCAGTGAAGTAAAGGCAGAAAAAATCCTACTTGCATTGGGGAGAAAACCTAATTTGAAAGGTTTCAATTTAGAAAAAATAGGGGTAAAACATAATAAAAAAGGAATCGAAGTAGATGATTATTTTGAAACAAATATCCCTAATATATATGCTGTTGGAGATGTCGTAGGTCCTTATTTATTTTCACATATGGGGGCTGTTCAAGCAAAACAGGCAGTGAAAAATGCATTTACACAGACAAAAGGAACAGTAGACTATAGCAATACTTCTTGGTGTACTTTTACCCATCCTGAACTTGCAAGAACAGGTATGACAGAAGAAGCAAGGGCCCAATTTGGAAACAAGATACAAGTCTTTACACATAAATATAGTGATGTAGATAGAGCGGTTGTAGACCAAAAAAGTCAAGGTATGGCTAAAGTGCTATGTGATGAACAAGGATATATTTTAGGAGCTAGTATTTTAGGTGAGAGGGCATGTGAGATGCTAGGAGAACTCCAAATAGTAAAGTCCTTTAAAATACCGTTCTATAGATTGCAAGAAGCGATACATCCATATCCCAGCTATAGTGAGTTATTACTGACTATGAGTAAAGATGCATATGATAATAAAAAATAG
- a CDS encoding class D sortase: MIETKKRYHIKDIISIILIISGVLIIAYPSLKNYYYDRKQQEIMEDYLESMAIIRNIDEKREDLSTELINIPQDKIEKEQEEKWKELKMKWPVEASLQIDKIDLFMPIIAGATREHLNVSVSSINNTGKPWKGNNYAIAGHRSRSFGRHFNRLNEIEIGDEIIVVDHEHNKYIYSVFSKDIVDETEISVLEYSGTSEITLITCDPIDVTHPPTRLVIKAAQIN; this comes from the coding sequence ATGATAGAAACAAAAAAGAGATACCATATTAAAGATATAATATCTATTATTTTAATTATATCGGGTGTTTTGATAATAGCTTATCCAAGCTTAAAAAATTATTATTATGATAGAAAGCAACAAGAAATTATGGAGGACTATTTAGAGAGTATGGCAATTATCCGTAATATAGATGAAAAAAGGGAAGATTTATCTACTGAACTTATAAATATTCCTCAGGATAAAATTGAAAAAGAACAAGAAGAAAAATGGAAAGAACTCAAAATGAAATGGCCTGTTGAAGCTAGTCTACAGATAGATAAAATAGATCTTTTTATGCCAATAATAGCTGGGGCTACAAGGGAACATTTAAATGTTTCTGTATCTAGTATTAATAATACCGGGAAACCATGGAAAGGAAATAATTATGCTATAGCTGGTCATAGAAGTAGATCGTTTGGAAGACATTTTAATCGACTAAATGAAATAGAAATTGGGGATGAAATTATTGTAGTAGACCATGAACACAATAAATATATTTACAGTGTTTTTAGTAAGGATATTGTAGATGAAACAGAAATATCTGTATTAGAATATTCTGGAACAAGCGAAATAACTTTGATTACCTGTGATCCTATTGATGTGACACATCCACCGACACGACTGGTTATTAAAGCAGCTCAAATCAATTAA